Part of the Diceros bicornis minor isolate mBicDic1 chromosome 2, mDicBic1.mat.cur, whole genome shotgun sequence genome is shown below.
GACCATACCCCACACGGGGAACAGGGCTGGCATCCAGGAGGCCCCTGGTGAGGCTCATTGACCAACGAGGGAGGCGACTTCATGGGTCCACTCTGTGCCCCTGTTCCCTTCAGGACACCATCTCCATCAACCACAACTGCGTCAACAGCTGTAACCCGGCCACCACGTGGCACTTCCTGCAGTGGGAGCTCAATGCCCTGCAGCAGATTGGTGCATGGAGATGCCCTGCCGGACTTAACATCATCGCTGCCAGGTGTGGACGGGGCCCCAGACCAGGAGGACCAGGCCTGAGCCCCTGGCACGCAGGCGAGGTCAACGTGAGCCCGAGAGACAGTCAGAGGGCGTCtgtcttttcttccctttctcctgaAACTTTGGCATCAACTTCCTGACCACTCCCAGCCCGTCTGGCCAGGGCTCTGTTTCCATTTCCCTGTGGGTCCCTGCCCGTCCTGGTCACATCTGAGGGGCTTCTGTTTGCACACATGCTGCCCTGGCCAGTCTTGAATGCAGACTCACCCTGGAGTCCAGGGCCCTTCACAGTCTGACTTTTCCTGAGTCGACCCGGTCCCACTGCTGCCGATGCAGGCCCAGGGAGAGGCAGCAAGCAGTGTGCCTGTAGAACGGAGTGGGAGCAGGCACCCACCCATCACACACCAGTAACATGATGGGGCCAGGGAAGGGGCCCTGGAGAAGGGCTGGGGAGTGGCGAGGCTCCTTCCCTGGGACACATGGGGCTTCAGATGAGCTGGGCCTGCAAGGATGGAGCAGCCTGGGACCAGCGGGACTGGAGGAGGGCATTTCTGGGGGACAGAACAACAaggggcaggagctggagaaCAGGGGATGGCAGCAGATCGGTCTGACTGTGGAAAGGATGTAGTGGGCACAGGGGAAGCAGGGGTCAAGAGGCTGCGTGAGAGACTGCATGCAGGGCCAGCGCTGCAGTCAGAGGGAAGTGGCTGGCCGGGCTGTGTGACTCGGACACATCTGCTCACTGAGAGGCCATTTAATCTCTCGGGCCTCTGTCATTCTCGGCACCAAATCCAGGCCCTCCAGGGCAGGGCCAGTGTGACCCCTCACAGCAATGTCTCCCttggcctctctcctctctgcctagGTGACCATGAAGTCGTGTTGCGGATCGATTATGAAGAACTTTACCACTTCCTCACCATCATTGCTGAAATCCAGAAGAGATGAGGACTGGAAAGGTGGAGGGCAGAGAGGGCCTGAGCTGGCCCCATCAGGCTGCTTGTGACGTGGGCCACATCACCGAAGTGCTGAAGCCCCTGGTCGCCAACCTGACTTCTACAGTGGACACCACTGTGCTCTCGCTGCAGCTGAAGGGGCTTCTGCAGCAGCTGGGAGAGGTCACTGCTAGGGTTCCTGTAGGTGACCTatctccatcagcctccctgAGGCACCCACACAGCACGTGGTTACCTGGCTCCAGGTGTCTCTTTTATAAATGAAGCTCTGACCTCAGTCATCAGTGTCCTCACTGCCTATGGTTTTGTTCTAAGGGTCTGATACAGCCCTAGGTGCCCTTAGAATCTCCTGAGGCCCCGTCCAGAGGCTCTAGTTCAGTAGGTGTGGGCAAGGCCCAGTGAGAGGGTGGGTGGAAGGGTCCTGGTGAGTCTGAACTGCGGTGAGGGTGCACTGGGGCTGAAGGGGGCAGCAGTGGGCAGGGGCCTCTGGAGTGAGGCTGCAGCATCGCACAAACCCGGGGCTGCCCTGAGGCAAGGCTGTCCTCACTGGTCAAGGGACAAGAACCAGGTAAGAACGGTTGGAGGGCAAGTTGCCACAGTCCTAGCTAAGAGTGAACGCCACAGCATCCTGGATAGCCTCACTCTTCATCAGTTCAACCCCCTTCCAGGGACCCTCATGGGGACGCCACAGGGGTTTCTGGCAGAACAAGAGCCTAAGATCTGTCATTCAGGCTGCCACATGGAGTGGAAACAGCCAGAGAAAGCTTCACCCCCGCCCCAGTGCCCCACATCATCTCTGAAGGTCAGTGGGTGCCCCCTAGCCACCACCCCGCCGAGGCTCCCAGTGggcattcagctctgggctcaggCGTCACTGAGCTTTCTCGGAGCCTCCCTCAGCCCTTCCCTCGCGCACTGAGGTCAGCGCTTCATTTATGGAAGGCACACCTGGAGCCAAGAACAGCCACCTGACTTGCTTACATCCAGGGCACGGAGGCAGGGTggctacccccccccccccgccgcatTAATCCCCCCTCTCGCTGGGCTTCGCCCCCGAGCACTTCAGAACACAGTCCCCCTGCCTACTGTCATACATCTCCTATTAGGGCAGGGGGAGCCCCTGCAGGTCACCTGGCCCAAGCCCCTCAATGTGgggagaagaaactgaggcccagcagggATGAAGCTGCCCCAAGACCCAGCTCCTGCATCTCTTGTTCCCATGCTCGAACCACTATGTAAACCAAGTCCTCCCCTCCCAAAGGCATCTGAGCTCCCAttgccccccccgccccctgcaGGGTCCTGAGCCAGAGGCACTGCTGTCAGGGCACAGGCCCACCTCGTGCCCCTGCTGTCCCTCCTGTACGCAGGCCACAGAAGTCACAGGTGTGTAATTCCCAGGCCACCTGGGGCCAGCTGGCAATGAGGCAAGCAAGGCGTGTCCCTCCCCCCCCCCTTTACATCAGATACACACACTGCAGGTCCGAGACCTCCAAGCTCAGCCCCTCAACTGCATACCCAACGAGGGGAAGGGCCTCAGTCAGGGTGGAGCTTTTCCTGCCTTGCAGCCCTGAGCGGCCAGCTCACCCAGGGGCACAGTCAGGGTGGAGGCAGGTCTCTAGGGCACCACTCATGGGAAAAAGGCCCGACACACAGAGTGGTCACTAGCAGCTTGGAGCCTTTTGACCAGGAGTGGAGAAACAGGGCACGAGACCAACAGTGACATGAGAATTTCAGTTACAGCCCAACACACTACAGTCAGACTTCTGGGTGGCGTCCAGAAGCCAGAAGATGGATGGAAGGTCCTTTACAGACCACCTAGtccaccattttatagatggcaacactgaggcccagagagcctcGATAACTTGGGAGCAAGGCTCTGGCAAGGAGAAGCCAGGGGCTCCTTGCCCCTAGCCAGTGAGCTGCTGCAGCTCAAGGAGCTCACTCGAGACTGGCCTAGTGGCAGAGAgagtggcagggggagggggaaggagaagCCACCAGCTCTGTGGCCACACCTGTCACACTTCACCCTCGTCCCAGTCAGGGCAGCAGCAGCATTTCCCTGTGAGAAACTAATTGCCCATCTCCTCCAAGAGCTGCCTCCACGGGCCCATCCTGCCCTCCGCCCCTTGGGCCACGAGGGCCAGGCCGGGCCATGCTCGCTCCCACAAGAAGTCCACGTGGCCCCTCTCAGCTCTGCAGTTGGTCCAGGAGAGGCAGAGCTACCAGGGCGCCCTGGAGTTCCAGCGGCTGGGCAAGCGGTGCAGCCTCATGTCTTCCTTCTGGATGTGCTCGTAACAGGACTGGCGGGAGAGAGGCGAGGCTGAGGTGGGCTGGCCTGCCCGCTCCCAGCCATCTGCACAAGCTCTGGGGCCCAATATCGGGGTGCGCTCACCTCCCAGGTCTGGACCACCTCCAACTCAGCCCTCAGCCAGTCTGCAAGGAAATGGGGCCCTCCCTCTCCTACTGTGCTCAGGGATGCTGCCTGGAACCCACTCAGGGCCCCGGGGACCTGGGGGCTGGGATGCACTgtggcccccccacccccacctggacCCTTTTAACAAGGGCAGGAGCAGGTGCCGTGATGACGCTGCCCCTGGAGACACACACGAGCCGTGCATTTGAGCTCATCCCCACGATGTCGTCTGGGCCGGGAAGGGGTGGCCCACTTCCTGTCCCTCACCTCCAGGGCCGTGAGCAGGAAGTCATACAGGCCTCCTGTGTGGATGGGGTCCATCAGGTCACGGATCAGGTGGATCTCGGCTCCCAGGTGCTGGATTCTGGAGGACAACCACCCCACAGTGAGAGGGAGACAGGGGCTGTCAGGGTACAGATGGGAAAGCTGAGGCCCGGAGAGGGCAGGGTCCCAGGATCTGACCCAGAGTCCCACAAGTGCCAGGAGCAGAGTGTGGACCACACCCCAGGTGTCCAGccacccaggccagggctcctTCCTCAGCTGCTCAGTGCCTGTCCAAGAAAAGCTGCGTCCGTAAACCTCAACGTTCAAAGACTTCAGAGCGTGTCTCggttgggggtggggtagggtgggAAGGGATCCTCCTgcagcccacccccagccccgAGCCCAGCTGGGGCTCACCGGGCACGCGACACCACGTAGATGAGCAGTGGCAGCAGGTCGTCCATGGGCAGCTTGTGCTCCTGGCCCAGCACCCGTGACACggtggcctcaatttccccatatgTCCTCTCCAGCACCTCCAGCTTCTCCCGGGGGTCTACCGTGGTGCTGCAGCAGGGAGCTGGCTCCAGATCAAGGCCATTGGGCCCAGTCCCAACTGGGGCCCCAACACCcctgcctccacccccaccctcccgAGGGCGCGGACTCACATGATCCTCTGCAGACACTCGGTAGCTGACAGGAAGCAGTTGTCCCTGACCAGGGAGCATCTCTGCAGGGAGGGACAGCAGGCTGGATTAGGCTGCAGTCCCCCTGCGCTGTCACCTCCTCCTTCCCGGGGCCGCAGCTGGCCCTGAGCCCCTTGCCGCCTACACCTTCCCTATCGCCGGCTTCAGCACAGCCCTGCCCAAGGGTTGGGTGACCCAGGGCAAGTCACAGCTCcactgtgagcctcagtttactcaactGCAAAGTGGGGTAAATGGTCTCCAGGAGGTTGGGAGGATCAAAGTGGATAAAGACAATCATGACAGCCAACGGTCATGGGATGCCACCTAGTTCTGAGTGCCTCTGTCAACGGCTCTCCAACCCAAGGGCTTGTTGAAACACAGATTCTGGGCCTACTCCCTGAGTCTCTGACTCAGGGTCCAAGAATCTGCTTTTCTAACAGGTTcccagatgctgctggtccagcagGCACACGTGGAGAACCACTGCCTCGGGTGCCCCAGCCCACTTCCCCCTCACAACGATCCCACAAGGTAGTACTAATACTGCAGCAGGGGGTACTTTCACAGATgagtgaaactgaggcacagaggccaAGTATCTTGCCCATGGCCACACGGCCAGTAAAAGGGGTGAAGGCTGTGTTTGAGTGGCTGCCCCCTCACCCACACGGGAGGTGGAACAACACCTCCTGGCGTCTCCTGCCTCACCCCCTCTGCCCCGCCCCGGCTCCTCTGCAGCCTCTGAGCAGCAGGAGGCAGAGGGCTGCTCGGAAGCCTGAGCGAACTCTGGGTCCCCAGCTCAGGCCTGCCTCTCCCCGGGGCCGGTAATGGGCCCACCCTCCCACCTGATTAGTCGTCAGCTTGAGGTCCTTAAGGGGCCACAGGTGCCTGCAATTAAACAAGATGGAAGGCTTTGTTGGGAGCAGGGGGCAGGGTCTGAGGTCAGAGGACAAATTCCCTGTGCACCTTGTCCCCCGCAAGGCTGAGCGCAGCAAGTGGGTCCACAAGGGCATCCCGGAGCGCATGTGTGGAGCCCAAGGCAAGGGGAGGCTGGGAGGGATTCCAGGAGGAGGTAGCCCTTCATCTGGTCCCAAAACACGAGCGGGACTTGGACAGGGTGAGGAGACGGAGGGGCAGTGCTGCAGGCCAAGGGCCCCTCCTGAGCAAAGTCCTGGTGGTCAGGCCAGAGTGAGGGCGGAGGAGACTGTTCCGGAAGCTTGGTGAGCCAGTGCAGGCTGGGGAGCAGGAGGGACGCAGTCACCATGCAATGCAATGCAAGGCAGGGACTTGGGGAGCCTGTGGAGCAGGGAGGCCAGCGTGGAGGAAGTGGCACAAAGGCAGCAGCAGGGGTGATGAGGAGGGACACTTGGGAAGCTGCTGGTGACCAGGCCTCTCGGTGGTGACTGTCAGATGCAGGAAACATTCACCACAATGGAAAGAGAAACTGGGTTTGGGGGGTGGGTGGGAACCCAGAGGAGACCaggtgtgggaggagagggagcGTCCATGCCCTCCATTGGGCAGGGGTCACTCGTAGTATCAGTGGACCAGAAGCAGCACTGTGGAGAAAGGATATTTCGGTGGCCAAGGATAGAAGGGAGGCCCTGAGCTGCTTCCTTTCGCCCTTCAGGATCTCCCCTCCTCTACTCTCAGTCTAAGAGCTGGAAGCAGGAGACCTTGCCCCAACCTCAGTGGTCAGTATTGAGGCAGGCCTGGCCAATATGCAGGGACAGCATTCAGGGGCAGGCTGAAGACCCAAGCCAAGCTAGTGAGGGAATTGAGGGGCCCTGCTGGAGCTGTTGGGAGGAGACACCAGCTCCCTGTGGGGACACGAGGGAGACTGAGCTGGGAGAATATAAACCTTGAGAGCTGGTGCCATGTTACCACAagggggagacagagacagaccaacagagaaagagagaagttgcTTCCCTTTGCCATGCAGTTAAGCACCTAGATTCAGCCACACCTGAATCTAGCCACATCAGCATAACCCTAGAACTTCACGGGTACATGAGCCAATTAACACCCCCCCTTTTTGCTAAAGACAATTTGAAGTGCGTTTGTAGCCTTTGCTACACAACAGTCCTGGTAAACGTGGCATCAGGAGAAGGCCTACTTCTGCACGTCCAGGAACTCCAGCAGCTTGGTGTCGGGGAAGAGGCTCAGGTGGGCGATGCCCTGGCTGTAGAGACCGTCCTCTCTCTCATGAAGAAGCAGGTAGAGAGTGAAGAGCTCTGAGTAGAAGCTGGGCAGCATGAGGGGCAGCACCAATCCATGCACCTGCAGGTCCCTGAGTGACAGTGACCAGGACAGGTTGGGGTCAGCAGGGTGagtgcctggggtgggggtggggatcacTATTTGGGCTGCCCCTCAGGGCATCCATAGAGCTCCTTGTCCTGCAACAGACAGtgtccctgcctccagcctcctCCACTCCCTAGAAAATCCTCCCTAAGCCTGTTCTCAGTCATTCAGTCACTCAAGTGACATCTGTGGCCACCTCATGCTCTCGTTTGCCTCTGAGAGCCAATACGGCAGGTGGGGCAGGATTTGATCCCATTTGACTGACAGCAAAACCAGGGCCCCAGATGGACAAGCCCTCAGCAGCCATTCCAGGCTAGTCCAGTCTTGCCTCCTAGTTTTCTGTGCTTCCTAGGACTCCAGAGGGAAGTTCTCCCTCATGTCTCACCCCACATCCCAGGCCTCCTGCAAAGCAGTGACAGAGAGGCCTCTCTGACCAGGGTCTCTGGGCTTGGAATCTGAGGGTGAGTTGTAAGGTTTGGCCTCGGGGGTCCGGGGGAGACAGATTTAATGACCCACGTAACTCCTGCTCTGTGCGACCTCAGGCCCAGCCCctactgggcctcagtttccctatctgtgcGCAGGGAGAAGGAGGGTGCCTGGGGCAGCTGCTAACCCTCTGCACACCAGAGAGATGAGGTGAAGATAACACAGGTAGAACAAAGATGCATTGTGCAGGGCCCAGCCTGGGCTGCTCAAGGAACAGAGGTCGTGGGTCACTCTGACCCTCAAATCGTCAATGAATAATGCTTGGTCAATAGCCTGAACCCTCAACACTTCCCCCAAGGGAGGCCCCAGGAGCAACGGTGTAAGGCCTCCTGGGACCCGAGCGTGGCTGCACAGGGAAGAGGACCCTGCAGACCCCATGGGAGCGGTCACCTCGTCTCTGCATCTTCATCTTCCTCTGGGGCCTGGCCTTTGCGCTGTAAGGCAACCCGCAGCAGACCCCTGCAAACCAACGAGAAAGGGACGGCATGGCTGCCACCTCCCACAGCACCGGAGTCACTAAAGGCCAGGGCAGGGTGCTCCACCCCCCAGAACCACGGAGCATGAGGCCTGCAGAGCCGAGCCCCCGAAATCTCAGCAGTTAGGAGCAGTTAGGAGTACAGGATGTCAGCCCGGGAGTCCTGgaacaccacaacagaaggaactgctgtgTCTAGGGCCCCTATCTGTAACGTCTGATGGGGTCACAGCTCAGCCAGGACTGGAGATGAGGTCTGAGTCCAGGGTCAGGCTCAGCTTAGAGTTCTCCTGGGGTCATgggtcagcccagggcctggggggCTTGGACTCTGGCTGTGGTTGGGCCCTGCCATCATCTATCTTCTAATCCCTTTGCTCGCCAGCTGCACGCTGACCACTGAGGGAGAGGCACTATTTCTGCCCAGGGTGCCGGGCACAGCTGACACCTAGAAAGGGCAGAGCCCCATCCGCCTGGGCTCACAGGGCAGTGGTTGTCCCCAGGCACCACCGAGCTCACCTGTAGGCGGCCCAGAGTTCCCGGGCATGCTGCTTCACctcctcctgggccagcccctgcaggtGCTTGTTAGCCCCAACGCCTGCATACGTGGCCTGGAAGGTCAGCATCAGCGTCCGGAGCAGCTTTCCCAGGGGGTGCAGCGGATTGCTCAGAGCCTGGGCAGCCGTAAAGGCAACAAAGAGACGCTCAGGGGCTGGAGCACAGAGTGCCCAGACACGACTCCCGAGACTGCTCCCACTTCAGAGATGGGAACGCTGAGGCCCTCTGAGGAGCAGGGGCCCACGGGCCCGTCGCCTCTGGTCAGCACCAGAGGCGGTGAGAAGGCCGCCTCCCGGAAGGGCCCCCCAGGCCTCTCACCTTCCTGAGGCACTGCTGCAGGGCCTCGCGCTCCCGGTGCTGCAGTAGCTCCTCCAGGATGTCTTCCATTCTGCACGCACTGTCCTCGGGGTGGGTCCTGGGGCACCGCGCACAGTCTCTCACCCACACCTGGGCCCAGGCCCACCCCCTCCAGAAAGCATTCCTCCCCAGCCCACTCTGAGCACCCACCCAGCCCCAACACAGGCCCTCTGGGTGCCCCCATGGGTGCACACGTGCGCCACGCCCTCACCTCTCGCAGCACAGGTACTCCTGGGACTTGCGCAGCGCCCGCGAGCTCTGCACGTGGAAGCCCAACAGGGCCTCCTGCAGCTCCCCAGGGCAGCCGGCGCGCACAAAGGCCCAGAAGGGGCCATAGATGCCCTGCCAGCGGCTCTCCACGGGGAAGGCGCCCAGACCCAGCTGCCTGCAATGGAGGTGGTGGGGACGAGGGGCAGATGGAGCTGTGGTTGTCAGGACCCTGTCCAGGCCATTGGAGATGGTGGGGACATCCAGCCTGGCGCCAAGTCAGGGCTCAGAGAGGGTGGATAGATTGGGGATGCAGAGGGGGCTGATCTCCACGGCTCCAGGAGGACAAAGCAGAGgcagacagagggacagagagaatcTACTCCGTGATGGAAAAGAGAGACAGGGGCACGCAGAGccctggaaaggagacagaaagATCTGGAGAGCTGGAGGACAAGTCCAGAGAGTGGGGTCTTGGCCTAAGAGGGACCAGGGCCCGAAGTCCAGGATCCCCTGCCATGAGACCCCACCCACCCTCCCTCCTACCACAACCGGTTCCTTCCTGAGTTTGATCCTGTCGTGGCCAACAGGCCCAGGGGTCTGGCTATGTATGTGCCTAGTGGACACTGCGTAAGGGGGCACTGCCCTCCCATGTCACGCTCACAGATTTTCCTACACCTGCACCCCACTGGGCTGGGTCATGCCCCTAGGGTTTGCCATCCACGCCCAGCTCCTGCTGTCAGGGAGAAGAAGCATGCAGGGACAACAGGTCAAGTAATCACCTGTACCCCCTCCCCACATCCGAAATGCTGCCTGGAACCATTAGAACCACCGCCCACACCTCAACAGACACGGCGAGAGGCACCACTCGAACTACAGTTTTCCAAGGAAGAACTCTGTCCCCACAGCAAAGAAGCCTATCCTCTTCTCAAATACCCCATGATAGTGACAGTGAGGCCACTTAGCAAGTTTCCTTCTTTACCTTGGTTGCCAGGGAACTCAGAGCCAGGTTAATGCTCCATTATAACCACTGTAGGGCCTTATCTGTACCTCTCTTTCTTTTAAGCTCAACTCacacttttattttctattttattcttgtttgttttgttttataaactgTCTTGTACCCTTCCCAGAAAAAAGAGTCTAAGCAAAGCCTACATGTAATATTTTTCTCCTACATGTAATATTTTTGCGGCATGTGGAGTTATTGCCACAAAGCCCTTGATTCCAAGAGTCTCTGACGTGAGGGTTGTGTGACCTGGGCTCTCTGAACTCTCCAAAGAGCTAAGAGGAGGTACAGAAAGCCCCTCTGATGAGGCCTGAGTCCTTGGGATGgaaacacacacagatacacccCCACAGACAGGCCCAGGAATGCACAGCCAGACAGCCAGGCTCTTACCTCTTGCGGGTGCTGCTCGGGTCTGGCGGGAGGGCAGCTGTGTCCAGCACACCCTGGGTGTGCagtcctccccctgccccactgCCAAAAGAGCCCTCCAGGGTGAAGCCAATGGGGAAGGTGACCTTGCCCTGGAAgccaggagagggaggcagggatgtCTGTCCACCCCTCTGTCTGCCCAGCCGCCCTCCCACCCAATCACGACAGGCCTCGTGCTGGCCTTCCTGGGTCAGAGGCTAGGGACTGCTGGGTGCCTTCCCATCATCACTCAACCTGCCCCATCTCAAGCGGCTCATAGTCCTCCACCCCTGCAGGAGCCCCCGACCAAGAACTGTGCCCGCTGCCCAGGGGCTCATCTCTGACGGAGGAGACAGGGAGCGAGAGAAGAGACTCACAGATCAGAATGGGGGAACCACTGCTGTGGGGCAGGGGGAAATAAGTCCAGAAGTAGGCAGAGGCCTGGGCAAGGCGTGGGGTGGTACCAGCCCTGGGTGGCGGGAAGTCACGGGGTGCTACCGGCCCTGGTGGAGGGAAGGCACTGAGTGCTACCGGCCCTGGCAGGGGGGAGGCATGGCGTGCTACCAGCCCTAGGGGGAGGGGAAGGTAAGGCACAGGGTGCTACCGGCCCTGGCGGGGGGAAGGCATGGGGTGCTACCGGCCCTAGGGGGAGGCATGGGGTGCTACCAGCcctagggggaggggaagagaaggcaCAGGGTGCTACCGGCCCTGGCGGGGGGAAGGCCTGGGGTGCTACCGGCCCTAGGGGGAGGCATGGGGTGCTACCAGCcctagggggaggggaagggaaggcacgGGGTGCTACCGGCCCTGGGGGGGAGAAGGCATGGGGTGGTACCAGCCCCAGGGGGAGGCATGGGGTGCTACTGGCCCTGAGGGGGACAATTATTCACTGCATGGGGCTGTCCCATTCATAGCACTCCCGGTCTCCACTCATTAGACGCCACAGTGTCCTGCAGTCCTTACGAAACCCAAACAACCCCCACATTTCCAAAAGCCTCAGCAGAGACACACCTGCCTTCTGCTGGGTCAGCTCAGGCAGGAACATACTGCAGGACAGTGACTCCAGGGCTACCTGCCCAAGGCACTGATGCTGGTGGTGGAGGGAGGGATTCCCAACTAGGGGCCAGGAGGGGGACAGAGCCAGGAGACCACCAGCACCTTCTGCACCCAAGGCAAGCCCGCCTGTCCCCTGCTGACTCCTGCCAGGATCCAATCACAGCTCCGCAGCAGGAAGTGTGGCTGCCCCCGCCCCTGGATGTAGTGGAGATGCGAGGTGCCCTCCACTACCTTCTCCACCCATGCCCGCACCCTCAGCCCTGGGTCCAAGCAGGGAGATGACAGACTCCAGCCAAGGCCTTGGCAGGGAGTACAGCGGGGTCTCAGGGGCCCTCACCTTCCCCACAAGGGTCAGGTCCCTGGTGAAGGTGCCCTCGTACAAGGAGTCGTCTTCAGAGAGGAGGATCCCTGGGCCCTAGGGAAGGAAGACAGTAGGAGAGTAGGAGCAGTGGGTTAGGAAGGGCCAGGAgactgagggtggggaggggacagtAGGAAAAGGGGAGGCGGGCATTGACCCACAGGCAAGAGTCCTGAGCCCTGTCACACCTCCCAGGCATGTGCCCAGGTGGGATGCCAGCCCTTGGCCCGCTGTGCACTGAGCACCAGCCCCATGAACCTCATCCCTGGGTTACCCTGAACACCACCCTGGGACCTTGGCTCCTCCTCTCCAACAGCCTCTCTCAGGAAGCCCCCTGGGGGTCCCTGCCTTCTCTCTTATGGCTCAGGAAATGCTGGGCTTCTCCTGAACCATCCGCACTGCCCTGTCACTGACCCCGGGGGTAGTGGAGCTGATCAGGCTCCCTTGCTGCACTGGCTGCCAGGCAGCTCAGACCCAAACGAGATACAGTTTGTGTTCTGCTTATTTCTGAATCTATTTTATGTGCCTATTcctgccttctcttcctccttcaatCCTTTCCAGAACAAAGTGGagcataaacaaacaaacaagccataataacagtaatagccatcaggccagagccctactctgtgccaagcacctggcagggtgggggtgaggcAGAAGGCGAGTGATGGTGCGCCTGGGCTCAGGAGCAGGTTCTCTGACCTCTTGGAGCCTCACACTTGTCATTCATACACCAGGGACCATGACATGACCTGCAGGCCTGGGAGGATCCCACGAGATCATGCTGGGAGGCTCAGTCCAGAGCCAGGCATCCAGTTAGGGGTCTATAAATGCCGGCTGCAGAGGCTGCTGGCATCGTCACTACCATGTAGTCCATTCTTCCATTTCATTGAGTCTTTACAATAAGTAGTTAACCTGAATTGatgatggggaaattgaggctagGAGGGGCAGGGACTTGGCCAAGGCCAGGGTAGGTGGGTGCAGAACTGGATGCCAGCCCAGATTCTGGCTCTCTCCAGCACCTAGGAACCGAGCTTCCTGCCCCACCCACCCATGACGGGCCTCAGCTCAGCTTCGGGGACCCCAGAGCAGGGAGGCTCCAGAATTCAGCCCCAGAGCAGGGAAAGGGTAGCTCAGGACATACGCAGGTCACCCCACTCACCACCATCTTGTCTGCCTGGAAGGTCCCCTGGTAGCAGACGCCTGCCTGGGTGACCATGACCCCTGGGCCATGGCGCTGGTCAGCCTGCCACATGCCAATATAGCGCTCAcccctgagggaggagggggcgtGGCGAGAGTCGGATCAGAATCCTTCCCATACACCTTCtgtgtgctctgctggcacaGGGGGGTAGGCAGACAAGGAGCAATGACATTGCCTGAATCCACTCAACTCAGGCATGAGGCAGGTGAGATCAGGACCCCCCCCTAAGACGAACAGCAGAtggagggggaagggagcctgtCTGGGGGAGGGCACCCTGGCAGCCTTCCTGGAGAAGGTGGTAGGAAGGACAGATGGAGTGGGGGGTACCATTCAGGCACATGCAAAGCCATGGAGGCAGGAATGTATGACACATGTGGGGACGTTCAGCAGTCTAGAAGGCCAGA
Proteins encoded:
- the ALS2CL gene encoding ALS2 C-terminal-like protein isoform X3, which encodes MCSPEEAALLRLEEVFSATLARTNSLVLQPLLMTAAEPSDPQGRECLRLLQQLHWSSQQLWEVTEESLHSLQERLCHPDSVGLESLLLLRGADRVLQVYMEYIESYTSCMVVQAFQKAAKRRSGYWRVQRKVLRQLLWGMSSEGSVGTALVEVLCQPLTYHVQQYVFLLLSLSDTIGEHHPTRELVVHTTTLFGDLQSFMRQALDQAVATQALWHTLSSRPRDVLCIPARRLLQDSQDVPVTVTPLRAERVLLFDDALVLLQGHNVHTFDLKLVWVDPRQDRCTFHLLTPEEEFSFCSKDPQGKVVWQRKVTEAVCQVLRGKKDFPVLGAGLEPSEPPTCRCAAYTFRAEGRLCQATYEGQWCRGRPHGKGTLKWPDGRNHVGNFCQGLEHGFGIRLVPRASEDKFDCYKCHWWEGSMSGYGICEGERYIGMWQADQRHGPGVMVTQAGVCYQGTFQADKMVGPGILLSEDDSLYEGTFTRDLTLVGKGKVTFPIGFTLEGSFGSGAGGGLHTQGVLDTAALPPDPSSTRKRQLGLGAFPVESRWQGIYGPFWAFVRAGCPGELQEALLGFHVQSSRALRKSQEYLCCERTHPEDSACRMEDILEELLQHREREALQQCLRKALSNPLHPLGKLLRTLMLTFQATYAGVGANKHLQGLAQEEVKQHARELWAAYRGLLRVALQRKGQAPEEDEDAETRDLQVHGLVLPLMLPSFYSELFTLYLLLHEREDGLYSQGIAHLSLFPDTKLLEFLDVQKHLWPLKDLKLTTNQRCSLVRDNCFLSATECLQRIITTVDPREKLEVLERTYGEIEATVSRVLGQEHKLPMDDLLPLLIYVVSRARIQHLGAEIHLIRDLMDPIHTGGLYDFLLTALESCYEHIQKEDMRLHRLPSRWNSRAPW